The nucleotide window GCAGGAAATACGCAATCCATAGCAAAGTAATAATAGAATTCCTTCCACCATAGTTGATTTATTTGCTAAAATAGGAAAAAGAAATTCAACGTTTTGAAGGGCAGGGAAATTCATGAAACAATATCTAGAACTTTGCGAACATGTTTTGAACACTGGTGTAAAAAAAGAAGATCGGACAGGTACTGGTACCATCAGTACTTTCGGCTATCAAATGCGCTTTAACCTCCAGGATGGATTTCCGCTGCTAACAACCAAAAAGCTCCACTTACGATCAATCATCCATGAACTTCTATGGTTCCTGAATGGCGATACAAACGTGAAATACCTGCAGGAGAATGGGGTCCGCATCTGGAATGAATGGGCAGATGAAAATGGTGAATTGGGCCCGGTCTATGGCAGACAATGGCGTTCTTGGACAGGAGCAAACGGAGAAACGGTAGACCAGATTTCAGAATTGATTCATACCATTAAAACGAACCCTGATTCCAGAAGGATGATTGTCAATGCCTGGAATGTAGCTGAAATCGATAAAATGGCGTTGCCTCCATGCCATTGCATGTTTCAGTTTTATGTAGCTGATGGCAAGCTTTCCTGTCAGTTGTATCAAAGATCAGCAGATGTGTTTCTCGGCGTGCCGTTCAACATCGCTTCCTATGCGCTGCTGACCTTAATGGTCGCCCATGTCTGTGAGCTGGAGCCAGGCGAGTTCGTTCATACTTTCGGAGATACTCATATATACTCGAACCACGTGGAGCAAGTTAAACTTCAGCTTACCCGTGATCCTAAGCCATTGCCACAAATGAAAATCAACCCTGAAGTCAAATCCATATTTGATTTTAAATATGATGACTTCGAGTTGGTCAATTATGAAGCGCATCCGCATATCAAAGGGGTTGTCAGTGTATGATATCACTAATTTGGGCAATGGATGAAAACCGAGTCATCGGATACCATAACCAGCTACCGTGGAGGCTTCCGGAAGACCTTAAGTTCTTTAAGCGAGTGACGATGGGACATCCGATTGTTATGGGCAGGAAAACCTTCGATTCGATTGGAAAGCCTCTCCCGGGCAGAGAAAATATTGTCATTACACGGGATGAAAATTACAATCCAGAGGGCTGCACAGTGATGCATTCAATAGAGGAAATGGTAGCCTATGCCTCTGAGAACAACTCTGAAGAGATATTTGTCATCGGTGGAGCTGAAATTTTTAAGGAAGTACTACCAGAGGCAGACAAGCTTTATTTAACAATGATTCATCATCAGTTTGAAGGAGATACGTTTTTCCCGGTGTTCGACATTGATAAATGGGAGCTTGAATCAAGGGAAATCGGACTGAAGGATGAAAGAAATCCTTACGATTATGAGTTTTTGATTTATAAACGGAAGTAATGCCGAAGCAGTCCATAATAATTGGGCTGCTTTATTAATAGGTAAGTACTTTTGAAAAGTATTGAATCCTGGTTCATTCATGAAGCCAGCTCCAGCGCCTAGCCCCTCGAGTCGCTTCGGTCCCCTCAGGTGAAGTCAAAGAACGACTTCACCGGTCGACCCTCCAGCGCTTGTAGGGGCTAACCAAGACGCTTGTGCTTTTCTTATGCAGAATTCCGAATTTTTCGAGGCATGCGATCAATAAATTATCCTCAGTGATTCTGAAAAAATTATTTGAAGTATATAGTCTTGATTGATCTAATCCATTATAATGACAACAGAATAACATTAGGAGGATCCAATGCTTCGATTAATTGCGTGTTTTTTGTATATGGGCGGCTATCTTGTATATACCTTCCCAAGGCTTTCACGAGTAAAGAGACTGCCGGATGATATGAAATCAGATATAAAAAGACAACTAATTCATGATACACCAAAAAACTGGGCAAAAACTTTCATGGCACTCACAGGATCGCAGATAGAGGTAGAAGGACTTCATCACATTCCTGAAGGTCCAGTGCTGTTTGCCAGTAACCATGAGAGTAATTTTGATATACCTGTTCTTCTTGGCGCCATTGAAAAGCCTTTTGGATTCATTTCGAAAATAGAAGTGAAGAAGGTACCGGTTTTATCTTCCTGGATGGAAGCCATCAATTGTGTCTTTATTGACAGGAAGAATCGTGACAAAGCTGCTGATTCAATTATGTCAGGAGTGGAACTTTTAAAGAAAGGAAATTCACTGGTGATTTTCCCGGAAGGAACTAGAAGCAAAGGTGCTCCTGTAGGTCTTTTTAAAGCAGGCGGATTCCGTCTTGCGAAAGATTCTGGTGTTCCGATAGTCCCGATTTCAATCCAGGGCACAGCAGATGTATTTGAAAAAAATGGACGTCTTGTCAAACCTTCAAAAATAAAAGTAATCGTAAGTCCTCCAGTTTATAGACAGCATTATAAAGATAAAGAGCTGATTTCCCTTGCGGAAGAAATAAGGGATACCATCCTTCAATCCCGTAAGGAAAAAAGAATTGCCTCATAATCATTCTTTAAATGTCAACAGCCCCTGCTTATCGCAGGGGCTGTTCATTTTTAGAAAAAATGGCTGGATGATGTCATGGAGTTGTTATTCGAATTGTGAAAGGCTATTCATCATTTGTGTGAATTCTGCAGGTATGCAAAAATCGTCGGGTTTAAAGTTATCACGAATCCATCTTACCATTTCCAGCGGACTATTGAAGTACTCTCCGCTCGTATCACTTTTGCGAATCATATAGCGGCCATTGTCTTCATCTAGTGTTACCTCTACCGGCAAAGCCCCGTCATAACTGTTTAGTGAAAATTCCATTCTCATTCCCTCCAGCATATTTTCGTTATTATATGTTATTTTACTACCATTTTATTCAACATGAAAGCCTAGAATTTTAAATATTTAAAAAATTCAATCGCCATTAGTTTTTTTCATGTTATAATGGACAAATTAATATTTTTTTCAAAGTGAGGGTGACAAAATGGAACAAGATACTATGAGGAAAAAGTGGGTAAGTGTAGAGGATATCCTAATTGCCTATCGGCATCTTAAAGAGGTTGTTGCCCATACTCCATTGCAATTGAAT belongs to Mesobacillus subterraneus and includes:
- a CDS encoding thymidylate synthase — its product is MKQYLELCEHVLNTGVKKEDRTGTGTISTFGYQMRFNLQDGFPLLTTKKLHLRSIIHELLWFLNGDTNVKYLQENGVRIWNEWADENGELGPVYGRQWRSWTGANGETVDQISELIHTIKTNPDSRRMIVNAWNVAEIDKMALPPCHCMFQFYVADGKLSCQLYQRSADVFLGVPFNIASYALLTLMVAHVCELEPGEFVHTFGDTHIYSNHVEQVKLQLTRDPKPLPQMKINPEVKSIFDFKYDDFELVNYEAHPHIKGVVSV
- a CDS encoding dihydrofolate reductase encodes the protein MISLIWAMDENRVIGYHNQLPWRLPEDLKFFKRVTMGHPIVMGRKTFDSIGKPLPGRENIVITRDENYNPEGCTVMHSIEEMVAYASENNSEEIFVIGGAEIFKEVLPEADKLYLTMIHHQFEGDTFFPVFDIDKWELESREIGLKDERNPYDYEFLIYKRK
- a CDS encoding lysophospholipid acyltransferase family protein — protein: MLRLIACFLYMGGYLVYTFPRLSRVKRLPDDMKSDIKRQLIHDTPKNWAKTFMALTGSQIEVEGLHHIPEGPVLFASNHESNFDIPVLLGAIEKPFGFISKIEVKKVPVLSSWMEAINCVFIDRKNRDKAADSIMSGVELLKKGNSLVIFPEGTRSKGAPVGLFKAGGFRLAKDSGVPIVPISIQGTADVFEKNGRLVKPSKIKVIVSPPVYRQHYKDKELISLAEEIRDTILQSRKEKRIAS